Proteins from a single region of Sporosarcina sp. P33:
- a CDS encoding NTP transferase domain-containing protein yields MKIAGIYLAAGSSSRMGTHKLALPVGTRSLGSLALETALDSPLDEIYVITRHADNTEWIPPHMKQHAKCTIITCPASCEGQSESLRCGIQQAQNHHADAVLVLLADQPFITVHMLSEMIICMKNNPGCKFVATSFDQSITPPVLLSSSLYPDLLKVRGDKGARSILRGDFLNQGKLLPCNDKRLVFDVDTIEDYKTL; encoded by the coding sequence ATGAAAATCGCAGGCATTTATCTTGCCGCCGGAAGCAGCAGCCGAATGGGAACACACAAATTGGCACTTCCCGTTGGCACCAGGTCTCTCGGGAGCTTGGCGCTGGAAACTGCATTAGATTCACCGCTTGATGAAATTTACGTCATCACAAGACATGCAGATAATACAGAATGGATCCCTCCGCATATGAAACAACACGCTAAATGCACAATTATTACATGTCCCGCTTCTTGTGAAGGGCAGTCTGAATCCCTGCGCTGCGGCATTCAGCAAGCACAGAATCATCATGCGGATGCAGTGCTTGTCCTGCTGGCGGATCAGCCTTTTATAACGGTTCACATGCTTTCTGAAATGATCATATGCATGAAAAACAACCCCGGCTGCAAATTCGTGGCTACTTCATTTGACCAGTCAATTACGCCTCCTGTTTTACTTTCTTCCTCTTTGTATCCTGACCTTTTAAAGGTACGAGGGGATAAAGGAGCACGTTCGATTTTGCGCGGGGACTTTCTAAACCAGGGGAAGCTTTTACCGTGTAACGACAAGAGACTAGTATTTGATGTTGATACGATAGAAGATTACAAAACATTGTAA